In one window of Pseudoliparis swirei isolate HS2019 ecotype Mariana Trench chromosome 15, NWPU_hadal_v1, whole genome shotgun sequence DNA:
- the LOC130205355 gene encoding protein phosphatase PTC7 homolog, translating into MLSVLSYGRLVARAVLGGLSQTDSRDYSLITASCGFGKDFRKGILKKGMCYGDDACFIARNRNSDVLGVADGVGGWRDYGVDPSQFSTTLMRTCERLVKEGRFTPSNPVGILTSGYFELLQNKVPLLGSSTACILVLDRRSHRLHTCNLGDSGFLVVRQGEVVHRSDEQQHYFNTPFQLSIAPPGSEGVVLSDSPEAADSSSFDVQLGDIILTATDGLFDNMPDYMILQELKKLKTSNYDSVLQTAQSIAKQAHDLAYDPNYMSPFAQFACDNGLNVRGGKPDDITVLLSIVAEYTD; encoded by the exons ATGTTATCCGTACTGTCTTATGGCAGACTGGTAGCCAGGGCTGTCCTGGGCGGACTCTCTCAGACGGACAGTCGGGACTACAGCCTGATCACCGCCAGCTGCGGCTTCGGCAAAGACTTCCGAAAGGGGATCCTGAAGAAAGGGATGTGCTACGGAGACGACGCCTGCTTCATTGCGCGGAACCGGAACTCCGATGTTTTGG GTGTTGCAGACGGCGTTGGTGGTTGGCGTGACTACGGTGTCGACCCGTCTCAGTTCTCCACCACATTAATGAGAACTTGTGAGCGACTGGTGAAGGAGGGACGCTTCACGCCCAGTAACCCAGTGGGTATCCTGACCTCTGGCTACTTTGAGCTTCTACAGAACAAAGTACCCCTGTTAG GGAGCAGCACAGCCTGTATCCTGGTTCTGGATCGACGGAGTCACCGGCTTCACACCTGCAACCTCGGTGACTCGGGCTTCCTGGTGGTTCGGCAAGGAGAGGTGGTTCATCGCTCAGACGAGCAGCAGCACTATTTTAACACGCCCTTCCAGCTGTCCATCGCGCCTCCGGGATCTGAAGGGGTGGTGCTCAGTGACAG TCCCGAAGCAGCTGACAGCTCCTCGTTTGACGTGCAGCTCGGTGACATCATCCTGACGGCAACCGACGGCCTGTTCGACAACATGCCAGACTACATGATTCTTCAGGAACTCAAAAAACTTAAG aCTTCTAACTATGACAGCGTCCTGCAGACTGCCCAGAGCATTGCAAAGCAAGCTCACGACCTTGCCTACGACCCCAATTATATGTCTCCTTTTGCACAGTTTGCCTGTGACAATGGTCTGAATGTAAGAG GAGGGAAGCCAGATGATATCACGGTGCTGCTGTCCATTGTGGCCGAATATACGgactga
- the prnpb gene encoding prion protein b translates to MGKMGGMVLMSLVIVFLLNTDSTWAKKGSSGSSKKTSSNRGGTQSKPSSQPGNYPRQPQSPNRNPNPYPAGGSYPGARNTNPGGVPRQNPPSYPGAGSNPNQYPARANPGGYPNQNPAGGYPNQNPGRAGNPGGYPNQNPAGGYPNQNPGRAGNPGGYPNQNPGAGGYPPGGGYPVRGGNTGQGWGQPGGAPNYNPNNKIHSPGYGGGGYGHAGGGYGQGGGGYGHGGGGYGQGGGGYGHGGGGYGQGMGGSPFSRSVQSMGYQPQSSGFAKKAMMAAGVGAVAGMAIGYGLGRFPRPHFNFRNPQEEQHYNNYMYERYGTKSTDEKDYGRDYVYNPPPRAESYDKFMDKCLNSTDLLKDQNGGDEVDGATVSIEEIGYPALIEQLKTRRCVEKYMEYSERFLQERKAEPQLQPSRSSPLTYGAIQLFTSLLMLLASVLLLQ, encoded by the coding sequence ATGGGAAAGATGGGTGGGATGGTCCTCATgtcccttgttattgtgtttCTCCTGAACACTGATTCGACATGGGCTAAAAAAGGAAGCAGTGGCAGCAGCAAGAAAACCTCTTCTAACCGGGGTGGGACACAATCAAAGCCATCTTCTCAGCCAGGAAACTACCCTCGACAGCCACAGAGTCCCAATCGTAACCCCAACCCTTATCCTGCTGGTGGAAGTTATCCAGGAGCACGCAACACAAATCCAGGAGGAGTTCCCAGACAAAATCCACCAAGTTATCCAGGCGCTGGAAGTAACCCAAACCAGTATCCTGCTAGAGCCAATCCTGGAGGCTATCCAAACCAGAACCCTGCAGGTGGCTATCCTAACCAAAACCCAGGCAGAGCTGGCAACCCAGGAGGATATCCAAACCAGAACCCTGCAGGTGGATATCCTAACCAAAACCCAGGCAGAGCTGGCAACCCAGGAGGATATCCAAACCAGAACCCAGGTGCAGGAGGTTACCCACCTGGAGGTGGTTATCCAGTCAGAGGGGGGAATACGGGACAGGGTTGGGGTCAGCCTGGTGGTGCCCCCAACTATAACCCAAATAATAAGATCCACAGTCCCGGCTATGGTGGTGGAGGCTATGGACATGCTGGTGGAGGCTATGGGCAAGGTGGTGGAGGCTATGGACATGGTGGTGGAGGCTATGGGCAAGGTGGTGGAGGCTATGGACATGGTGGTGGAGGCTATGGTCAAGGGATGGGAGGGTCTCCTTTCTCTCGTTCTGTGCAGAGTATGGGTTACCAGCCCCAGTCTTCAGGTTTTGCCAAAAAAGCCATGATGGCAGCAGGCGTTGGTGCTGTGGCCGGGATGGCCATTGGATACGGACTCGGGCGTTTCCCTCGCCCACACTTTAATTTCCGCAACCCTCAAGAAGAGCAGCACTACAACAACTACATGTACGAGCGTTACGGCACCAAGTCCACAGACGAGAAAGACTACGGCCGCGATTATGTCTACAACCCTCCCCCACGGGCAGAGTCTTACGACAAGTTCATGGACAAGTGTTTGAACAGCACCGACCTTCTCAAAGATCAGAATGGAGGCGACGAAGTCGACGGTGCCACCGTCAGCATTGAGGAGATTGGATACCCGGCTCTAATTGAGCAACTGAAGACCCGACGCTGCGTTGAGAAGTACATGGAATACTCTGAGCGCTTTCTGCAGGAACGAAAAGCGGAGCCACAATTGCAGCCAAGTCGCAGCAGCCCTTTGACCTACGGAGCCATTCAACTTTTCACCTCCCTCCTCATGCTCCTGGCCAGCGTGCTCCTTCTCCAGTGA